The DNA sequence TGTAAGTAGCGCAATGGTTTGAGAATAAAGGTCTCATACATATAACTCTAACTATGTAAGAGCCACAGTGCTCTGTAGCTTAGGTGAGTAGATCGACGAGTTGAGGGTTGGCGTGGCAATGTATCTGCACAGAGGGTGGAAGCCGTGACTGATTTAGTGAAATTAACCGTCTCCAAGCAGCAGGTACATCTTGTTCCTGGCAGTTCAACGCAGTTTGAAGCCGCTAATTCGATTGATGAGCGTGAATTTGAGGTGACGGTGGTCAACACTAGCGATCGCTTCGCTAGTTTTCAAATTCAGCTTACGAATGCTCAAACTCAGCTCCAGCCTGGGGGGATTGATGCGGATGAAAATGATCAGTGGTATACCGTTGAACCAGAAATCTGTGCAAAAAAGCCACCGGGCGATCGCACCACCTTTCGGGTTGTTATTGTCAAATCACCGCTGCCCGTCTATGACAGCAAACTGCAGCTTCAGATCCGGGTTCTATCCGCTGAATTTTCCTCATTGAATGCCGTTGCTTCTATTACGCTAGACATTGGGCGATCCGGCAAATCCTTGCGGCTCTACCTTCCCCAAGAAAATCTCAGTGTCTATCCTGGCGATCGCCTCAATATTCCAGTGCTGATCTATAACCTCAGCCCAAAATTTGCCCATGTTCGCCTGAGTTTAACTGGTTTAGACGAGAATTGGTTTTTGGAGGGCACAGCAAAAACTGTTGAAATTCCACCGGGAGATTCTCAAGATGTCATCTTCTATTGCAGTCCACCTAAAACACCGCATATTCTCAGCCAGGTATATGACTTTCAGGTGGAAGCGGAGGATCAGGGACGTAGTACAGCAGAAGAAGCTGGTACATTAGAAGTCTCTCCCTATGGTTTTGTGGAATGGGGCTGTCGGCAAAAAATGTTGACTATCTCCCACCGCCATCGTTTAAGGCAGCAGCAACAAGGCGCTCAGTTTACGTTCTTTCTGCGCAATCTGAGTAATCTAGCCCAGCGCATCGACCTTCGCATCGTGGATCTGCGCAATGACCAGCAACAAGACGCCGAAGCTTCCACCATTACTCTGCCCTCCAGTCAAGAAGGAGAGACAACTTGGTCGGTCTTCCACCCTCGCCGCTGGTTAGGGAGGATACAACATATTCAATACGAGGTGACCCCAACTCTTACCCACCCTAATTCTGGCGAGCCGAGCGCTCCCGTCCATATCCAACCCAAACCCAGTAGCCAGGTGGTTGAGGTACAGATCTTACCTATCGTGCCTCTATGGTTGCAACTGGGGGGAGGTTTATTGGCATTATTATTATTGATATTGCTGTGGTGGAATAATCCTAGGCGTTTTCATACTGCTCCGGTGACGGCCGTACGAATTATTGGCAACGAAACCACGGTACTCAGTGGCTCTCGGGATCAAAGCATTCAGCGCTGGAATGTCAATCCATTTGCGTTGGGTGTTGAGGGACGGCGCTTGCGGCACCAACAAGTACTCACAGATGCACTACCCCATGCGGTACGGGTAATTCGGGAAAGTCCCTTTCGGGAAGGTCGTATTGCTATTGGACTGGATACTGGAGCGATTGTATTATGGGAAGTCAGTCCACCTCGACAGGTAGAAAATTTTCGGTTTGACGGCAGCGATCGCATTTTTGACTTAGATTTTACTAAGGATGGGCGTTATTTATTCAGTGGCCATGGTAGCGGAAATGTGCGCCAATGGGACTTAACATCGGGTGGAGATAGCTCAACGCCCTTCAAACAAGTCTCTATTGACTCTGTCTCAGCTTTGTCCGTTATCGATCCGATTGTACTTGATAGTTCTCGCCGTAACGATGACTACCTACTTGCCATTGGTGGGCAATATAACCAACTTAGTTTCTGGGACTGGGAGCAAGACGTTCTCTTTCAGGCAGACTATCAGTATATAAACGAATCAGATGAAAATCAGGCAGCGATCGCTCCCGTGTCTGGCCCATATCAATATATGAATAGCATCGCCGTCAATACCAATAATACCGTTATGGCAACCGCTGATAACCGCGGCTATATCACCCTTTGGAATATTCAAAAACTACGCCAATGTATTCAGACACAAGCCAACAGAGCCAATCTATCAGGGCGACAAGGTAGTTCTCGAACTCTAACCCAGACTCTTGATTGTAACTGGACAGATGAAATTTATACTGATCAATGGCAGGTGCCAGGACTTGCTCATCAGTCTATTCGCTCCTTAGCACTATCAGATAATGGATGTTATTTGACAGGTGTTGGCGATACAGGACAAGTCTTTCTATGGATGCTGACTCGTGATGGGGAGCGATCGCCCCAGTTTCCTGATGCACAAATTCTAGCGAACTTCCCTAACACATCCTTAAGCAGTGTCGATATTAACCAGCCCGATGATCATTATCTCTACATAGCCTCTGATGCGCCCAACCATCAAGTTAGGCTATATCGTTATCCCGTGCCAGCAGATAATCCCTGCTCTAGTTCCTCCCCTGCCCATCTTGTAAATGTCGAATCCAGTGAGAGCTTATGACGATTAGTGGAGTTCAACCCAAAAACTTGCTCGTTGATGTTCAGGGAAGCAACGAAGGCGCAAAGCCAGGTGGTACTTCCATTGAGCGCAGCGTAACGATCCGCAATCGAGGGAAGATCGAAGCTAGCATTGATCTGTGGATTATGCCTAGTGATGCGCGATCGGCCCCTGTGGCTCGCTGGTGTACCTTCAGTCAACCCCTGCCAATTCGCATCGCACCAGGCCAGTCTCAAGACATATTACTTCGATTTAATGTACCTCAGCACGCTGAGCCAGGTTTCTATAACTATGACATTTCGGTACAGTCTATTCAGTATCCTGGGGAGCAAATTCAACGGGCCCAACAACTACGGGTGTTTCCCCTAGAGCAAGAGGCCGAGCTGCGTAATGAACCGAGCTTTTTTCTATCTCCACCCACAGACTCAGATCATCCCTATGAACTCAATGCCGCCTCGACGCTGGATATAACGATTACCGTCGAGAATCATTCGAAGCGAGTCGATCGCTTTTTTCTATCTTGTCCAGAACTTGATCCAACGTGGTTCACCCTAGACTATCCCGAGACCGAGACGGATATTCCAGGACTCATGAGTCGAACCAATAGTCTTCAGTTAAACCCTAACGAGTCTGGTGAAGTTACCCTTAAGCTGCATCCCCCTCAATATGTTGCTGCAGGTCATTATTCATCCACCATTCGCCTAATCTCATCAAATCGAGATGATTTAATACTGTTAGGAATTTTCTATCTCAATATCCTATCGGATGATCGACTAGCTGTTGACCTTCAGCCATCCTCTCGAAAAATTCCTAATCCAGAGTCTTCATTTACATTATCTATTGGCAATCCAGGTAATATTCAACGAGAATTGATCATTCGGGCTCAGGATGAAGATAAAGTTTTTAACTATACTATCGAGCCTGAATCTATTGTTTTAGAGCCCAGTGCAACTCAAGAGATTAGCGTTACGCCACGTGTGAGAAAATCGTGGCAGCGTCCTTGGCGAGGCAATGGTAAAACCATCCAGTTTCAAATCGTCATCGAGAATCAAATGATTCATCGAGATGAGACGCTGGATGAGGCTGATTATCCTGCCGTACCAGAACCTATCGCCGCAAGTCTAGTATGGCAGAAACGTCCGAGCTGGCTGCGCTGGTTTCTAATTTCTCTCCTCATTTTATTAATTCTAACCGGGGCATTCGTCTTGGCTCGATGGCTATTGCGCATTCTGGTCATTGAACCTAGCTTAGAGCCTAGCATTACTGAATTTATTGCAACAGAGGAAACCTACCAAGTTAGAGGAGGTAACCCAATCCGCCTAAACTGGGAAATTGTCAATTACCAAAAGGTGAATCAACTAGAGGTAACCTATCTTAATCGGGATACAGGCAGCCAAGAACTTCAGTTCACGCTTGTACCGCAGGAAATCAGATCGGAATCTTCAGATATTACAGTAGATGCATCTAACCTATTGAGCATTGAAGGCGGCTATGGACGTCTGAAAGGACAATGCAGTCAACCGCAACCCTACAAACTTAACCCCTTAGTTTCCCTACTGCTCAAGCTTTATAGGTATAATGAAGACCTGAGTGCTTCGCCAACCATGATCCAGTGCCGCAGTATTGAGCTGAGCCCTGCATCTGACATCAATCAATCATCCTTGGCAGATGCCGATGAATTGGATGGACTTGTTGAGGATGAAAGAGATGCACTACCAGCTTTGAGTGCAGGAACCTATGATGTTGTGCTCAATGTTCGCAGAGGTGATGCGCAACAAGCCTCTGCGGAAGAACAATCTCCGATAAAAGAAGAAGTTTCAGCTATCACCATTACACCCGCTGATCCTCCTGAAATAGTATATTTTTACTCGAAAGTTCCTATTTATCGCCAAAGGAGTGAACGTCCTTCCGCGCCTACGAATGAGCTACGAGACGTGTCATCTCAGCCTCAATATCCTGATGCTCCAGTGACGCTCAATTGGATTGTCAATAGTCCACTTGATATTGAGTCCATTGAAATTAGCTTCATCCACATCACTCCAGATGGCAAAATTAATGTCCGACCGCCTGAATCGTATTTAATGGGGCGCAATGGTATTCCTATAGGACTAGAAGAGCAATGTGATGACAGTCAACGACGGCGATTGGTCTGTAATAGCGTTCCTACGGATGCAGAGGAGCCAGGGGAGTATGTTTTTACACTCTCTTTAATCATGCGTGATGAACGAGACTTAGATGCCATTGTTCAAGATGCAGAGGCTATTCAAATTTTCCCTCCATCCCCTGTCATTACTGCTTTTCGCGTTAATGGGCAAAGTGCCGCTGACTATCCACAGCAAGTCCATCAAATGAATGCGGCAAGACAATCGATTAATATTCCCGTAGAGTGGGAGGTGGAAAACCGTGAAGATGTGACCGTTGAACTATTGCCTACACCGGGCGTGATCGACGGAATCGACATAACTAGGATGATGTATAGTCTGAGTCCTACTCCTGGGCAGACAACGCTGACGCTGCAGGTTACAAATTCTGTAGGAGAGATTGATCGCCAATCAGTTGTGATTAACATCGCAGATTTTGTTCCAGCCGAGGCAAATGCAGCACCACCTTTTGTGGTTCCGCCGCCTCCAGGGTTGCTAGAGCCACCTCCATTGTTTGACCCAAGTGACTTACCTCCGATTCAAATTCCTCCCCGACCTCAATAACTGAAGTGCTGCTGAGATCATGGGTATCATCACCGGTCAAGACCTGATTGGCAGCGATCGCTCTCTATCCAGCAGCAGCAGGGTAGGTGTTGCTGAACGTTAAGGTTCAGATTCAACGAGGGCGATCGCTTCTTGGGCATCAAGGTGCTGTTGAGCGATCGCTCTCCATCCACAAGCAGCAGGGTAGGGGTTGCTGAACGTTAAGGCTCAGATTCAACGAGGGCGATCGCTGCTTGATCATCAAGGCTCTGTTGAGCGATCGCTCTCTATCCACCAGCAGCAGCAGGGTAGGTGTTACTGAGTAGCTGAACGATGGAACGTTAAGGTTCAGATTCGACAAGGGCGATCGCTGCTTGGGCATCAAGGTTCTGTTGAGCGATCGCTCTCTATCCAGCAGCAGCAGCAGGGTAGGGGTTGCTGAACGCTAAGGCTCAGATTCAACGAGGGCGATCGCTTCTTTGGCATCAAGGTTCTGTTGGGCGATCGCTCTCTATCCACCAGCAGCAGCAGGGTAGGGGTTGCTGGGTGGCTGAACGATGGAACGTTAAGGCTCAGATTCAATGAGGGCGATCGCTTCTTTGGCATCAAGGTTCTGTTGAGCGATCGCTCTCTATCCACCAGCAGCAGCAGGGTAGGGGTTACTGAGTAGCTAAACCATAGAACGTTAAGGCTCAGATTCAACGAGGGCGATCGCTCTCCATCTACAAGCAGCAGCAGGATAGATGTTACTGGGTGGTTAAACCATGGAACGTTAAAGCTCAGATTCAACGAGAGCGATCGCTTCTTGAGCATCAAGGTTCTGTTGAGCGATCGCCACCAGTCCTGGCAAATAGCTATCTATGGTTAACACATTAACATAAACCAACTGCTTGACCATCTCTGTAGTGAGCGTTCCCCCTTCTACATCAATGCTGGTCTTGTAGCGAATCTGGCCATCGCTCCAGTCCATCTCAAAGTTGCCAATGATTAGGCCGTAGTTGGCACGGGTAATGAATTCGGCGATTGCACGTCGTTTGTCTAGTGGCACTTGAGCAAGACAGACAGAATAAAATATGAGTTGTTGCTTTTCTTCTATTGCTTGAGCAAAGCAATTATACCTGCCATTTTTACCCTGAGCCGACAATTGTAGAATATCGAGATCCATGATTGGAGAAAAATTAAAATTGTTGTCTTTGAGAAAGTTAGTTACTAACCCGAGAATTGACTGACTATTAGGAAAATCATTGATATCTTGTTCGTCAGATTCTGTTGACTGGAGCAGATCATTTAATTCCTCAGAGGACAATATAGAACTATCCTCACCCGTAATTTTTAGGAGGTCAGCAAATTGGCTAATTGATTCAACAGCTATTTCCTTGGCGATATTGCCTAAAGGTAGATCATTGATACCTAAGTCTTGAAACAGAGCAGTTACACTTTCAATCAATCCGTCGTGAGAAGAGTCCATCACGGAAGTGCCCAGCGAACTTGAATAAGACCATATGGTTCGATAGCCTACCTCACCTGATTTCTGAGATTGTCTTACTGACAAGACCAGCCAACTTTCAGTAGCTAACAAAAAGTTTGATAATTTGGGTTTATCAGACAATTTTTCAGTTTTAACGAGTTCTGACTGATCAGGATTCATTAACTGACATTGATTCAAAAGGTACGCTGCTGCTTCATTAGCGCTTGTGGCGTGTTTTTGGAGATGAGGTAGCAAATCGGGTTTAAGGCTCACTTCAATTTGAATAGGGAGTGACTTCTGAAACTTGCAGCTATTGCCGGAAATACGTGCATCTGATTCTAAGTTGAATAGAGCCTTAATATCAATATGTTGGTACACTTTGAAGTCGGTTTTAAAAGTAAGACGACACTCAATAATTTCATCATCTTTTCTGGGTAGTGTCAAGTTGACTGCATATACGGTTAATGGAGAGTTTGAAGCGTCGTACAGAGTTAGGTTAGCATTTATGTAACAAGTTTCTGTTCTTGCAGTCATACAGAATTACCTCTAAGCTTATTCGTATCTACACAAGTTGCAGTTGCTCTCGCTGAATCTTCACTACGTCGCTCTCTAAAATATCTTTGATAGGTGATTGTACAGTAAGTAGGTCGTGAGAAATAAGCTGGCGCAAAATCGCTTGCAACCCTTATTCTGCCGTGAAAGCTAGCTTGGTTTAATTAACCCGTTCTACTTAACAAAACACGAACTCTGTCATCGTTTCGGACACCTTCATCCGCTTGCTGGATAGTTCAAACAAACTATATTCCCTAAAGCCTTGTCCCACAAAGGTTGCGGATTCCTGAGGAGAAGGCTTGCCCAATCGGAGTGGACGAAACGATGATTAACACCCGAAACACAGACCTCAAAAGATTGGTGGCGCGATGTAGTTATCTTGGTCTTCAAATAAACAGTTATATACAGTTACAGTTCCTGTCTCAGCTAGTTCCAGCTTGATGTCAGGAACTAGCTGAGACAGATAATTCCGTGGCAGTTGTTTAAAGCTGTGGTACTCTGCAAACTGCTGCGCCCGCTGTAGCATCTGGACATGTAAAGGGGTTTCTGGTTCTATTGCCTGCTCACTTACTTGCCCATTATTATCCAGTTCTCTACACAATACTTGCGACCAGTAGTACGGTAGCACTACTGACAATTTGAGCAGAATACTGTATTTTTGACCGCCGACCTGGCGAATGAGTCTTTCTTCTCCTGCCAGTGATCCTGGATTATAAAATATGCCTTTGTGTAGCAAAATCTCGTATGTATGGCATTTGCTGTAGTTGAAATCATCAGTCCAGTTATAGACTGGGTAACCAACAAACTCAGTCTGAAGTTCCCGATCCCACTCCTGTGGATTAGCTGTAGGGTCCATAACTGTGTCCCACTTTTGATGAATTTCATTGATAAGTGATTTTAATGTCATGCGCTATTTTTATTCTTGTTGCTTACTTCCATTAAGATTATCAAAAATACTTGCGCCTAATGGAACTGGGAGGTTATTCAATCCTTGGTTGGCAATACCTTCTAGTGCTGTTGGTGGACGGTGGTGTGGTACACCATGAATCAATCCCTGTCCATCCATATGAACCTTGATTGAATTCTCGCCGTTCGTCCCAACAACATAACCAGGTCTATAAGACCGTGCTTGCGATTGACCTGGTACTGGTTGTCCTTTCTGCCATGCATTCTGGGTTTCAAATACATGATCCACTCCTGACCTCCATTGGGATTTGTCTGATGTGTTATTCGGATGTCCAAGCATATGCTTTCCTTGTTTGCCAGCATCTACTGGTGGGGCACCGCTTACTTTATTGGTGACTGGTGTCTGCTTATTGTTGGGAAGGTCGCTGGTATTGTTTTTACCCCAGCCCGGGCGAGCAGTTCCCGTTGGTCGTGATCCTGGCACTTTAGGATTTCCTCTGCCACCGCCAAATCGTTGCCAAAAACTACCACGTATTGGATTGGCAATTGATTTTGGCAACCGATTGCTGATGCGCTTATTCATCCCACGTGCGAGGAAGAAGCTGGCTAATGTGCCAACCCCTTCTCCGACCGCTAGTCCTCTTTGGAATGGGCTAAGACCTTCCTGCGTAACTCCTCGATGGATAGCTGTGAGTCCGGTTAGGTCTAGTAATGCCATTCCAAAAGTACCCCCGCCTCCTTCTGCACCAGCTTCCTTCCGAGCTTGATACGCCTGATAGATGCCATACGCCAGTAAACCAAGACCGACGACAGCTGCAACTATCTTGGCAACTAGAAGTGATACACCAAGAGCAACTAGACCAGCAATTAAAACCTTGAAGCCAACGATAACTACAACAACTAAAGCAAGGACAGCAACAATACCAATAACAAGCCCTGCAACAAATCCAGCAATATCCTTGAGTTTTGCTTGGATTGGATGATCGTGCCGCCATGCTGCATCTCTGGCAGCCTCTTGCATCTTGCCGTCCAGTTGCGATAGCGCTTCACCATTCTTTGCCAGTCCCTTATTGACTGCCTCGGCCACTTTCAAATCCGCTGCTTGTAAGGTTTGGTCAAACCCCTGAACCAGTTCTTCCAGAGCTTCACTAAGTTTAGTCTCAATTTGTGTCTCAACCTCCAAAAATGCTATGTCTAAAGACTCAATCAGGTGTCCGAATCCCGCATCGACCTCTACGACTAAGCCAGATAGTGCTGTTTGATTCAACTCAGTAATAGCTTGGAGTAGCTGATTGGTTTGCTGCTCGCTTTGCTGTAAACTTTGATTGACAGATACCTCAGTTTGGTTGGACTGCTGAGTCATACCATTACTAACTTCCTGCATCCCTCCTGTCACTTCACTAGATGCACCAGTAGCAAACGATATGACTTGCTGAGCATACTGGTTGGCTTTCTCCACATCTGGCACTTCGATGCTCTGAAGTGTCTGAGAAGCCTGAGTTACGAATGGGCAAATTTGTCCAACTGCTTGCTGAGCCGATGCATTTAGGGCTGTCAGAGCTAGTTGTGTTCCACTTTGAATCTGGGTCTGTGCCTGTGGTTCAAGTGCCTGCACCCGACTGATTGCTGCTGCTTCTGAAGCATTGAGCTGAGCTATCTGTTGCTCCTGTAAACTATCCAGCTGTTGGTAAACCTGATTCGCTTGTTCCGTCAACTTGTTAATCACAGCCTGCACCTGCTCATCGACTCCATTGAGCAAGTCTGGCAAACCTTGATCAAAGCCCTGAAGTGCTTCTTGTCCTTTTTCCTTAAATTCTTTCGGAATACCTCCTGCACACTCCTTGATCGCATCTATAATTTCAGATTCTCGCCCTTCTATCTCCTTCGCTGTATCTTCAGCCACCTTTCGCACGGCTTCTGCCTGCGCTTGTCCGCGTTCATCTCCAGGATAACCAGAAGCCTTCGTCTTTCCTCCTTGACGTGCTATGTTCGCCTGGTCCGCAATTCTTCTACGAGCAGTTGCCTCATGATTAGTACGCAACTCTTCGGCAGCCGTGACATGATCCTCTACTGCGGTCTCTACCTGTCCACGATGATCGGCAAACAATTGAGTAAAGTTTGTCTTAGCCTGTTCTCCACAAGTAGTAGCTTCCGAGTTCCGGGCTTCTAAGGCGGTAGAAATTTGGGTACGGGTGGCTTGAAATAACGTTTGAAGTTGGACACGTTGGGCCGAAAATTTCTCGCGGATTGAGGCTCCATTTTGGGTAACTTGCGCCTGTATCACCTGGGATAGTGCCGCCGCATTTGCCGTCAAGGCAGCGCTAACGGTCTCAGTTTGCCCTTGGATACTTTGCCGCGCTTGTTCTGATGAGATTTCGATAGTTCCAGCAATAGCCTTTACCGCTGACCTTGCTGCTTCAACATCATATCCATCTGTCGAGTTTTGATCAGTTGTCTGTTCCGCATCTCTCTGAATAAAAGTATCTCCAGAAAGTTGATTGCCTTGATCCCAATCAGGTTGGAGTTTGCTGTCTACTAACTGACTAGCTGTATCATTTATGGGGGTCTTGCTAGATGAACTACTCCATTCAGTTGCGAAAGTGGGCTCTATTCTGTTGTCTAAACTTACAAATGAATCTTTACCCGTTAGCAAATGTGATTCGGATTGTGGGGAGATGGGCGACGCTATACTCTCAAAATTCTCTCCTTCTGGAGCTGGCTCAATTAGGTCAGTCAAAGATGGTAAGCGTTCGCCATTCATACTGACAATTTCACTTTGCATCTCGGCTGTTGCTTCTGTCGCCTGTTGTTCGACAGTTGTGGTATCTCCTAATTCTTCTATTATTTGTTGCTCAATAGTCGCTTCATCTATTTCCTCTTCAACTGTATTGGTGTCAACTGCATCTCCTTCAATAGCATCATTTTCCTGAGTTGCAATGCCCGAGGAGAGAGCAGAAGCAAAAGCCGTTATTCCACTACTACTAGTAGCTTGAGGCAAGGTTTTTGGAGCAACTTCAGGTGCAGCAGAGATTGCTGTAGACATTAGAGCTTGATCAAATGCGGGATTAGCTGATATGGAAGAAGAAGTTTCAGCAGACAAAGTCTCTGATGTGGCAGGTGCAGCAGCGGTCGTTGCTGCACCATTGCTAGCGGATTGGGGTGAGGATATTGCTGATACGCTAGCTGCTGGAGGAGAGACTTCTGATGTGGTAAAGCCCGCTGCCTTGTTGCCGTTAGCCGATTGGGGAGACTTGGATGCGGGTGCAACCGTAGCAGCTTCTGTGTCGCTAGTGCCATGACTTTCAGCAGAACGATTGGTAGGTTCTGGAGTCAAGCCCCTTCCTTGACTTTGAGGGGTAGAGTCAGCGGCAGGCGACTCGGCAGATAGCGTAGATGCTGATCGCTGGGTAG is a window from the Leptolyngbya sp. CCY15150 genome containing:
- a CDS encoding YbjN domain-containing protein; amino-acid sequence: MTARTETCYINANLTLYDASNSPLTVYAVNLTLPRKDDEIIECRLTFKTDFKVYQHIDIKALFNLESDARISGNSCKFQKSLPIQIEVSLKPDLLPHLQKHATSANEAAAYLLNQCQLMNPDQSELVKTEKLSDKPKLSNFLLATESWLVLSVRQSQKSGEVGYRTIWSYSSSLGTSVMDSSHDGLIESVTALFQDLGINDLPLGNIAKEIAVESISQFADLLKITGEDSSILSSEELNDLLQSTESDEQDINDFPNSQSILGLVTNFLKDNNFNFSPIMDLDILQLSAQGKNGRYNCFAQAIEEKQQLIFYSVCLAQVPLDKRRAIAEFITRANYGLIIGNFEMDWSDGQIRYKTSIDVEGGTLTTEMVKQLVYVNVLTIDSYLPGLVAIAQQNLDAQEAIALVESEL
- a CDS encoding DUF4157 domain-containing protein — encoded protein: MPLQRVQQSKSQSPQTLSRPSSQFAPRPFAVQESEDPEASEDLESPDFDHDRFEATGLQLKASSGTITPVEQERLGTLQAKMDGVWAQRMERAQAQPSFLDILSRGTQSAQPSESGTPVQAKLTVGQPNDQYEQEADQVAAQVMRMPDTDDEEDPDLQMQSAAPVEEDADEDTLHRQAIADTITPLVQRQTVDDGSEDEELQARLQGKTAQAPAVDNNFESQLSGQRGNGQPLPKPLKSSFENKFQAGFDHVRVHTDTASVQMSQAIGAQAFTHGNDIYFNSGKYNPGSSSGQELLAHELTHTIQQEGGDVQTKPNKLKTKLEGSGVQLRQDFPSQTEPATPSTQRSASTLSAESPAADSTPQSQGRGLTPEPTNRSAESHGTSDTEAATVAPASKSPQSANGNKAAGFTTSEVSPPAASVSAISSPQSASNGAATTAAAPATSETLSAETSSSISANPAFDQALMSTAISAAPEVAPKTLPQATSSSGITAFASALSSGIATQENDAIEGDAVDTNTVEEEIDEATIEQQIIEELGDTTTVEQQATEATAEMQSEIVSMNGERLPSLTDLIEPAPEGENFESIASPISPQSESHLLTGKDSFVSLDNRIEPTFATEWSSSSSKTPINDTASQLVDSKLQPDWDQGNQLSGDTFIQRDAEQTTDQNSTDGYDVEAARSAVKAIAGTIEISSEQARQSIQGQTETVSAALTANAAALSQVIQAQVTQNGASIREKFSAQRVQLQTLFQATRTQISTALEARNSEATTCGEQAKTNFTQLFADHRGQVETAVEDHVTAAEELRTNHEATARRRIADQANIARQGGKTKASGYPGDERGQAQAEAVRKVAEDTAKEIEGRESEIIDAIKECAGGIPKEFKEKGQEALQGFDQGLPDLLNGVDEQVQAVINKLTEQANQVYQQLDSLQEQQIAQLNASEAAAISRVQALEPQAQTQIQSGTQLALTALNASAQQAVGQICPFVTQASQTLQSIEVPDVEKANQYAQQVISFATGASSEVTGGMQEVSNGMTQQSNQTEVSVNQSLQQSEQQTNQLLQAITELNQTALSGLVVEVDAGFGHLIESLDIAFLEVETQIETKLSEALEELVQGFDQTLQAADLKVAEAVNKGLAKNGEALSQLDGKMQEAARDAAWRHDHPIQAKLKDIAGFVAGLVIGIVAVLALVVVVIVGFKVLIAGLVALGVSLLVAKIVAAVVGLGLLAYGIYQAYQARKEAGAEGGGGTFGMALLDLTGLTAIHRGVTQEGLSPFQRGLAVGEGVGTLASFFLARGMNKRISNRLPKSIANPIRGSFWQRFGGGRGNPKVPGSRPTGTARPGWGKNNTSDLPNNKQTPVTNKVSGAPPVDAGKQGKHMLGHPNNTSDKSQWRSGVDHVFETQNAWQKGQPVPGQSQARSYRPGYVVGTNGENSIKVHMDGQGLIHGVPHHRPPTALEGIANQGLNNLPVPLGASIFDNLNGSKQQE